The nucleotide window TGATTGTAAACAAAGTTTCATCATCTAACcttaaaaacaacatttttagaGGAAAGGTGTGCTGCAGTTGCTTTAAtcttaaaatatataaaagttGACTGCAAATAATCAGAACAATAGGTAACATTTGATAGCAGGATTATTATCAATAACACAACAAGTTTCCTCACCAAACACTGTGCTTCAAGAAACTACTGAGAGAAACATTGTCAAAGTCACCAATGTTTTAGTATAAAGCAACTATGAAAGCATTCAATGACATTTGCTACTGTGAAGATTCAGAAACTGTGAAGAGTGTAATTTATCAGGTTTAAATTGGAATGATGGCATTTTATTGTTTGGTTTATACACTAATTTTATTTATCAAGTTCACCCGATAGATATGTATACTTTGTTGCATGTGATTTCACACCATTCAGTTTATTAGGATTTGGTGTAATTGTCTTGGTTTTAGAACTTAGGGCGATTTTGATTTGGGGTGAATTTCTTTcacaaatgttttctttatATGTGATAGCATGCTTCTTGCCAGCTGTTGACTGTCACTTGGTTGACATATCCCATAATAACAATCCTTGTTCTCCCTGACTGATATTGGACTTTAAATTTTTCTGTCCATACCTTTTGATGGGATGTATCTATATTCATTATTCTGGATTTTAGGATTTGGGCCGATTTTCTACCATTTCCAGGTCTTTAAGGGTCACCCATCAAGACATGTGTTAAATTAACTCTCAAAATAATGCATCATTaatttctgtttcctttttcttctctcagtttgtttgttttttctaaTGAATCCATCAATGTCTGGTCTCATTTGGTTGGTTTCTTTTACTTCTTCTGCCTTCTTCTTTTTGACAACTTGGTCACCATTCCAGAAAGCAGTGGAACAACCTCTGATTATGTAGTGCTGTCCTTTCTACTCACTGGTTACATGGTAAAGAAAAAATACTGTTGGAAGTGTTTGTGTCCATTTTTGCCATTTGAGAGATTCTGGAATCTGTGCAAtttaaatatttctttcagATTTGCATGCTATTTTCTGCATGTTATCACTTGTTCTGCTGTCATTCTGAAAAAGTCTTTCATCTCTGGCTTTCATTGGATCTAGCTGGTATCTCCCTTGGATTGTGTGCTTGCTACATTCCTGCACTATACTATGCATTCTACTGCCATAAGGTAAATTTTGCTCAAAACAATTTGTGATGGTAGTCTAACCTTGATAGAATTCTTGACCAAAAGTTTGCACTCCGAGTATTTTTGGCACACTCTAACAAACCAATTGCGTACTTGTCTATCAGAGGGGCTCTTTGCACTCCTTGCTTTTCTAGACCCAGATTACCCTCTTTAAAAAAAACGGCCAATGAATCTTAGATTAGATCTTACTACAACTCTTGTAAAGCTCGAAATTCTATAGTGCCAAGTCAccagttaaggacggtgcctactattgttattgcacatcaatctgcgcatctccagatacttggatttcctatcgccaatgcttactaatacagggataattatttttgcgcggtttaaaactatccggagaaagtagatcttagtaactactcttggtatccaaaaagaaaattgggggtaaccatgcatttttgagagataattaagcttcaatttcagaaagaatgccatacattgctttgtattttaaagctttttacagatattattcatgaattatctttggaAAATGCGTGGTTATCCCCAATTtcctttttggatttcaataggacttgttaagatttacattccctgcataatcacacaccggggaaaaatatctttaaattagtaggcaccgtccttaacattAAATATTGTACAAGCTGTACCTTGTGGCTTTTGTGGTCTTGAACAACCAACTCAATAGTAATGAAGAAACATTGATAGCTACCAGCCTTGATTAGCTGGTAACAAAACACAAGTAACAGCACGATTAACCATGTTCCACTGAACAGTCAGTAAAATCTCCTTTATTGTGATTCTAGGTGTGGCAAGTCCTGCATCTAAGTTGCGCAGTTTTCTTAACTCTTATTTCACTAGCGTGTCAACTTCATCCTGCCTTCTTGACGTCGAACTGGGCATCAAGAAGACTCTTCATTTTCTGTAGTGTTGTGGCATATGGTATTGTACCCGCTCTTCAGTGGATTTTGTTACTTGGAGGATTAAATGACAATTCTGTCAGGGTAAGATAATGTTAAAAGGGTTTGGTTTTTacagaaaatttggtttcattgttttgacgcCAAGTTTTGACATTTGACAAGTCGCCATTGTTATAGAAAAACTTCTCGATAGCATAAGCTGCTGCTAGGCAACCTGATTGAGGACCAAACAACGAGTGcataattttgccctcttcacaagcaaaataaagaaaaaatacccCTTTCATTGACCAATAAgtattcagtaattttgccctctttgtTATTAGTTTTGTAATCTTCTTACAGTGATAACTTTGACCAATGAATCAATGACCAAATTTGACCCTTAACACCAAGTTTGATACCAataatttaagtttgaagtAAACATGAGGCAAGTGCACGAGGTTGCTATGAGGATACAGGACTAGTTTTCTTTAGCTAATTATCACTTTACAAccaacaatagaccattttacagttgtgtgcttagttgtctggcctttgaatgaaagtgaggctggagttgaccttgctttgatagaaaccttactgcttttcatatgcaaattcctactaattagcatgagaacagcatcattaacatgagaaaagcagggaggtttctatcaaaacaaggtcacctccagcctcactttcattcaaaggccaggcaactaagcaagtaactgtaaaatagtctatttaGACAAAAGTGCAAGTGTACTAAATATAGTGTTGCActtttttccaatttcattTAAGAATACAACAGCTTTTCTGGGGCCCTAACTCCCCAAGAGCCTTTTTTGCAGGTTACAACTTCATTATTATCCTCTGCTTCCTGTTACACTGTCCTCGAAGCAATACCCCCAATATAAATATCAAGGTTTGATATTTATATTGGGGGTATTGCTTCGAGGACAGTGTAACAGGAAGCAGAGGATAATAATGAGAAGAGCCTTTTTTGCAGGTTACAACTTCATTATTATCCTCTGCTTCCTGTTACACTGTCCTCGAAGCAATACCCCCAATATAAATATCAAGGTTTGATATTTATATTGGGGGTATTGCTTCGAGGACAGTGTAACAGGAAGCAGAGGATAATAATGAGAAGAGCCTTTTTTGCAGGTTACAACTTCATTATTATCCTCTGCTTCCTGTTACACTGTCCTCGAAGCAATACCCCCAATATAAATATCAAGGGCTTCTTTAATATTTTAACCAATTTTTAGCATTTTATATGATTTGTGACTCTATTTACCTGTACTTACTGTACCTTAGAATTATTGCTAATTCATAGTTTTACATTTTTCAGCTCTTTGTTCCAAAAGTGATTGTTATGTATTTACTTGGAATACTTGCTGTAGGATTTTATGCTTTCAAAGTACCAGAAAGATACTTTCCAGGTAAAAAAGATGGAGCACATGGTACTACACAGTGCTGTTTGCAATGCAACTGCAATCCTCTCTATTAACCAAACACTGGTTAATCATCGCTGTCATTTGGTTGACATGCTTCAAGAGAAAACGTTTTGCAGTGGGCAGCTGTATTGATGATGATAACTCACGGTTAGGTGATTCAAAATAGACAAGACTTAGACATAAACAATTAGTGGGTTGGTCCAAAGAACTAAATGAAAGATTGCTTTTTAAAGACAGTGTGGCCGCATTGATGGGGTTGTGAAACACTAAAATGTggtgtcaaacgagttgataagatTCAAATTTTCCACGatgaagagataatgaagttgacgtttcaagcattagctATTTGCCAGAATTCTAATCAAACAGTGatgctcaaaatgtcagctttgttatctgtTCACGGTGGAAATAATGGACCCATATCAATTTGCTTGACACCAAATCTTAGTGGTCAAATCGATGTGTGGAGTGTtaacactgtaaatcaaataaACCATCAGTAGAACAGTAATTCAAAAATATTAGTTTTTGACAAAAGGAGAAAACCTGAGAACCAGCAAAGTCATTCAGAGTGACACCTGTAACGTTAAATCTTTTAATTGTGGTCTTGATAACAGGCAATGTACATCACGATAACAGACCAGATCAATCAACTCACTACGCATAAATTACAGACGACTTAAATATGCACAATCGGCTACATACCAGGCAGAGTATTTGCACGTACAAGTGTTAAATCTATTGTTACATTTTCATATCACAGACCATGTCTGGAGGAAAGGTACTGGGTTCCTCCACATCCCTTCTAAGTGTAACTGTTcttattgcgttctcgaggaacgagagaacgcatcctaatttggtttcgcaggcgcgagaaatcgagattttttggactgcaaattggccgcccctgtgggtttttgcaggggctttgggcctcgttttcgtgtccatctgtcacgtcatgcttgctctcttttgtggcttctttcgttgttttcgactttttgggggtttctttgaagctaactggtttttaactctgattgcattcgacaaaaaagacaatgcagtcccagtgcagtctggagtgagagtttttggtcgggctaaaacaaattacatcatcagCACGTGTATAccagacgatttcttcgcgatcgctcgtttc belongs to Acropora muricata isolate sample 2 chromosome 9, ASM3666990v1, whole genome shotgun sequence and includes:
- the LOC136929624 gene encoding progestin and adipoQ receptor family member 3-like — its product is MVFYERGFEPNASSPFLQESSTIKLFDYHDIPYFLRGNPYITRGYRAFLSFRMCVKSLFVFSNESINVWSHLVGFFYFFCLLLFDNLVTIPESSGTTSDYVVLSFLLTGYMICMLFSACYHLFCCHSEKVFHLWLSLDLAGISLGLCACYIPALYYAFYCHKVWQVLHLSCAVFLTLISLACQLHPAFLTSNWASRRLFIFCSVVAYGIVPALQWILLLGGLNDNSVRLFVPKVIVMYLLGILAVGFYAFKVPERYFPGKVNFVGASHQWWHLFILAAYDWWHHSIVIYMKYRLKYHCSAYKELATTQIPFQVS